The following is a genomic window from Fusarium verticillioides 7600 chromosome 5, whole genome shotgun sequence.
AGCGTACACTAGAACACAGCTGAAACTGCCAGGGCCCGATGTTTGAGATAAATGAGATGGCCTTTTTACTCTGTCTATCTCTCActcgttttttttttttactttttgTCTAcgtttctcatcttcaggtGAGACTCTTGGAAACTATTAGATTCCTCCGTGTCTCCTACATTACTCGTAGTCCACATttgtatgtactgtacatgCTCTAATACCACATTCTACTTGTAGATGCAGGTGGTTGACCCCCGGCGACCTGGACCTGAACCCGGGCCTTGCTTATAATATTGGATAACTATGTTTGTTCTCTTACGATTCTTGcatccttgacctttccCGCTTATAACATCGTGCCCTTGTCTTAGTAGTGGTATGCAAATAGCAAATAATTACTACGTAGGCGATGGGCTTGCCGTCTTGGCCCGCGGGGCGCAGGGCGGAAGATGCTCTGTCCGATCTGAGCCAAGGATGGACAAGAGTTGATACCTGAAGGGTTACAAGTTCAGACGACGGTGGGCGATTCTGCGTTTCATCGACGGCGAGTGGTTGATCCTCTGGTCGTTGAGGTTGTAATATAGGATGAAGACAAAACGAacaaaccaaaccaaaccgTAAACATCAAACACTCTGTTAATTAACCACTTTAGCCATTCCCCTATTCGTTCCTCCTCTGACATCTCAGACTCTCAACTGAGACGAGAGAGACTCTCTGCTGACGGCAACACCAAGCCGAATACAACTATGATCCCTGCTTAAACCTCCAGAAAACGACGCTTCCGCCCGCGCTAGGGTCGCCTCTCAACGCGGCCGCCCTTCCATTTAGATCAATTTCCCTCCtaccctcctcttcttcctcctccccccAAGCGAACAGCGTTGTATTGCACTATTCGATCCCTGCACCCTCCACTTACAAGggtctcactctcactctcgctCTCTCTCGCCTCCGCCCGCGTTTCGAGGCCTAGTCCATGGATGTTTGCCTGCATCGTTTTCGTCTGAGTTTTTGGCGAGGAGACGCaggaaacagaaacagaaacgaAGGAGAAACTATCTTGTTCTGTTCCGTTTGTTGGGTTTCGTGTCCATCTCAAAATCTGCCTAGATAGGGCGCAGTAGAGTTTGTCTAGTTTTGTATATAAAGTCTATCACGACCTCGTCTCTTCAACCacaatcaacaacttctATTACAGTCTAGTCCTCTTCTATTCTTATTATAAGTCTTGTCTGGTTCTGGTAACCACTGCATTTCTTATCCccgcttcttttcttctgcaCTCACCACACCAACTCTCAATATAAGCGCCCAGGTGGAAACGCCCCATCCACTTAGACCCCTTGCTCGTTGCGTTTATTATTAGCATTGCCGCCCTTGTACTCGTCGTTGCCGCCGATTCTATACAAGACTGCCTTCTGCTCTCCCTCTATCACCCTTTCTATTCTACTATCACTGCTTCTTTAGTCGTCGTTGGTGCTTTAATTCCCCATTACCTACTCACGATCGACACCATCTTTTACCTCCTTAAAGACGCATTGTCATAGTCCGGGTCTCAGAAAGTTGCTTTCGGTCTCCTACATCATCATTAACCCATGCTCCGCCAACTCCCTTCTCGTCCTTGCCTCTGCCACTTTGGctctggcttctcctcttgcTACCTTTGGACCTGGTTCTAGCTGCAAACCTGGAAAGCCTGCTCCTGTGCTCCCAgtcaatggtggtggtaagTCTTAACTCAACCGACTTATACATCCTCAGTTTCACTAACGTTACTTAAAGCTACTGAACTCCCTGCTCCTCCCCAAGGCGTCGCTCTCAAGCACATCGCTTTTGGCTTCGGTATTCAGAACTACACCTGCGCTGATGCCGCCGCCACTCCCGCTGCCATCGGTGCTCTGGCTGTTCTCTACGACATCACTCATCTCTACCCGGGCCAAGGTCCTTCATCTCTGACTCCCGACAAATGGGCCTCTTTCACTGGTGACGTCCTCAGCACCGGAAAGgtccctctcaacctcaacaccaacggcGTCGGAGCTTCTACTACCAACCCTTTCCCCAAGAAGCAGGATCTCAAGGTCCAAGGcctccagaagaagctccccTACCTCGGACATCACTTCTTCAACGCTGCTGGAGTTCCTACCTTTGACCTCGACAAGGCCAACCAGCTTCTCGtctgcaagaagctcgacgGTATCAAAGCTCCTTCTACTGCCTCCGCTGGCCCTGACGGTACCGGCGCTGTTGACTGGCTCTACCTTGGCGACGCTGGTGGTAGCATTGGTGTCTCCTACGTCTACCGTGTCAACACTGCTG
Proteins encoded in this region:
- a CDS encoding hypothetical protein (At least one base has a quality score < 10), whose product is MDTHCHSPGLRKLLSVSYIIINPCSANSLLVLASATLALASPLATFGPGSSCKPGKPAPVLPVNGGATELPAPPQGVALKHIAFGFGIQNYTCADAAATPAAIGALAVLYDITHLYPGQGPSSLTPDKWASFTGDVLSTGKVPLNLNTNGVGASTTNPFPKKQDLKVQGLQKKLPYLGHHFFNAAGVPTFDLDKANQLLVCKKLDGIKAPSTASAGPDGTGAVDWLYLGDAGGSIGVSYVYRVNTAGGVSHGCKAKGTDSTSYSALYWFYG